The DNA sequence TCCGCCGGTGCCAGGTGGCCGCCTTCATGGGCGCCCCGGCCAGCACCGGGGTGAGCAGCAGGTCCACGCTGTGCTCGGCGAAGAAGTCCAGCGCCTGGTCCCGCAGCTGCTTGCGGTCGGCCTCCTGGACGTAGCCGCGGCGCCAGGCCCAGGCGCCCATCGCGATGTGGCGCCGGGTGCGCCGCTGGAGGCGCCAGCGCTCCAGCTCGGCGGCCTCGGCGTCGCGGTACGCCGCGGCGAACCAGGTCGCCATGCCGCGCAGGCCGAGCCTGGTCGAGTACGCCGGATCGGCGCCGATCAGGTCGTGGCCGCAGTCGGCCAGCAGCTTCTCGGCGGTCTGGACCACGGCCCGGTTGGCCGCGTCGGCGCCCGACCCGGCCACCGGCGAGCGCAGCGACACCGCGATGCGCAGCCGCCCCGGCTGGTTCAGCGGCTGCGGCGTCCGCCCCGCGAGCACGGCGAAGCCGAGTGCCGCGTCGGCGACGGTGGTGGCGAGCATCCCGTGCTCGACCAGCCCGAACCAGTCGTCGGCGCCCAGGTCCACCGGCAGCACGCCCCGGCCGGGCTTGAGCCCGATCAGACCGCAGCAGGCGGCCGGGATGCGGATCGAGCCGAGGCCGTCGTTGGCGTGGGCCATCGGCACCAGCCCGGCGGCGACGGCCGCGGCGGAACCGCCCGACGACCCGCCCGGGGTGCGGTCCAGGGCCCACGGGTTGCGGGTGACGGCGGTGTCGTCGTCGGTGGTGCCCCACAGCCCCAGCTCGGGCATGCGGGTGGTGCCCAGCACGATCGCGCCCGCGCCGCGCAGGCGGCGGACCAGCTCGTGGTCCTGCTCGGCCACGGGCGTACGCGCGGCCGCCGAGCCGTGCCAGGTCGGCACGCCCGCGACGGGCGTGTTCTCCTTGACCGCGATCGGCACCCCGGCCAGCGGCAGGTTGCCCAGCTCGCCCTGCTCGTCGACCTTCTCGGCCTCGGCGGCGGCCTCGGCGCCGCGGACCACGCGGAAGGCGGCCACGATCGGATCGGTGCGGCTGACGTACTCCAGGTGGTCGGCGACGACGGCGGTGGCGGAGGTGTCACCGCGGCGCACCGCGCGCGCGATCTGCTTAGCGGTGGACCCGACCCACGTGTCCGCCATCAGTTCCTCCGCAACGTCGCTGTCGCCGTGCCTGGCAACCGGGGTTCCAGTATGGAGGTGATCGCTGTGACCTCAACACCGGAGTCTTGCCGGGGCCCGATCCGTTGGCAATGCTGGATCGATGCAGCCGGACCAGAAGAGTCGCAGTTGGACAGTGCCCGTCGTCGTCGGCGTGATCGGGCTGGTGGTGCTGCTGGTGCTGTGCCTGGGCGGCGGCGCGGCCGGCTACTACCTGCTGCGCCGCAACGGATCGGCGCCGTCGCCGTCCGCCGCGGCCGCCCCGGCGAGCCCGCTGCCGTCGGTGGCGCCGCCCGCGCCCAGCAGGGCGCCGCAGGACTGCCTCGTCGGCGACTGGCTGGAGACGTCGTACACCTCCAACGTCGAGTTCTACGACGGGACCGTGCAGCTGACCGGCAAGGGCGTGCGGTTCAGCTACGGCGCCGACGGCGTGCTGCGCATGGTCTACAACACGACCCGCAAGGGCACCCGCAGCGGTGACCGGTACGAGGTCATCCACAAGGGCAACGTCGTCATGAACTACGTGGCCGACGAGAAGACCATCAACTACAGCAGCCCGCAGACGACCGGGACGACCACGCTCAAGATCAACGGGAGCACCAACAACTCCCAGAAGCTGACCATGTCGGTGAACCCCGACAGCTACAGCTGCAAGGGCGACGAGCTGCGCCTGTTCGGCGAGGACTACGCCATGGAAGCCACCCGCGTGCTGCCCCCCGGCCAGGGGGTCTGACCCGGCCGGAGGGCTCGCGCAAGCGTCAGGACAGCGCGGCGGCCAGGTCCGCGATCAGGTCGTCGATCGTCTCGATGCCGACCGACAGCCGGACCAGGTCGGCCGGGACCTCCAGCGCCGAACCGGCCACGCTGGCGTGGGTCATCTTGCCCGGGTGCTCGATCAGCGACTCGATGCCGCCCAGCGACTCGGCCAGCGTGAACACCTTGGTGGTGTTGCAGACCCGCTCGGCCGAAGCCGGATCGCCGGTACGGAAGCTGATCATGCCGCCGAAGCGGCGCATCTGCTTGGCGGCCACCTCGTGGCCCGGGTGCTCGGGCAGGCCCGGG is a window from the Catellatospora sp. TT07R-123 genome containing:
- a CDS encoding amidase → MADTWVGSTAKQIARAVRRGDTSATAVVADHLEYVSRTDPIVAAFRVVRGAEAAAEAEKVDEQGELGNLPLAGVPIAVKENTPVAGVPTWHGSAAARTPVAEQDHELVRRLRGAGAIVLGTTRMPELGLWGTTDDDTAVTRNPWALDRTPGGSSGGSAAAVAAGLVPMAHANDGLGSIRIPAACCGLIGLKPGRGVLPVDLGADDWFGLVEHGMLATTVADAALGFAVLAGRTPQPLNQPGRLRIAVSLRSPVAGSGADAANRAVVQTAEKLLADCGHDLIGADPAYSTRLGLRGMATWFAAAYRDAEAAELERWRLQRRTRRHIAMGAWAWRRGYVQEADRKQLRDQALDFFAEHSVDLLLTPVLAGAPMKAATWHRRSWLANVVANTRYAPYAAPWNIAGFPAMTLPMGVRPDGLPAAVQLVGPPGTELLLLAVAGQIELASPWRRHAPGYPRP